The Salvia miltiorrhiza cultivar Shanhuang (shh) chromosome 1, IMPLAD_Smil_shh, whole genome shotgun sequence genome has a window encoding:
- the LOC130985774 gene encoding loganic acid O-methyltransferase-like, with translation MSQSSPMNGRDGTYSYTKNSILQRDGVSAVKDAINETLMKNLDVEKLVCGSTSTRFAVADLGCSVGPNTFYAMESLIETLKQKCHQQGLDSDKLEFQVFFSDQIGNDFNTLFASLPHGQGRNYFAAAVPGSFHGRLFPSSSVHVAYCLFAIHWLSKLPEELLLKDSPAWNVGRIHYAGASDAVVKAYADQFERDMENFLRARAEEIVAGGMIIIVVPGVPDGVVDYDSLYFGFLESLLADMVTEELIEQEQVDLFNIPNVYPCAKDLRRVVERNGCFEIVKMEFGNVVVGGTMEPESFILQMRAIFERSMANHFGNAVVHQLFERAMQLKLDFARLLGSAGIHEIMGQVLAALKRK, from the exons ATGAGTCAATCATCTCCGATGAATGGTCGGGATGGCACCTATAGCTACACCAAGAATTCCATCTTGCAG AGAGATGGGGTGAGTGCTGTGAAGGACGCAATAAATGAGACGTTGATGAAGAATCTTGATGTCGAAAAGTTGGTGTGTGGTTCGACCAGTACCAGATTCGCCGTCGCCGACTTAGGATGCTCGGTGGGGCCCAACACATTCTACGCCATGGAATCCTTAATCGAAACACTGAAACAGAAATGCCATCAACAAGGCTTGGATTCCGACAAGCTCGAATTCCAAGTGTTTTTCAGTGACCAGATCGGCAACGACTTCAACACCCTCTTCGCCTCTCTTCCTCATGGCCAGGGAAGGAATTACTTCGCCGCTGCCGTGCCGGGTTCTTTCCACGGCCGGCTGTTCCCTTCTTCCTCCGTCCACGTGGCGTATTGCTTGTTCGCCATCCACTGGCTGTCGAAGCTGCCGGAGGAGCTGCTGCTCAAGGACTCGCCGGCGTGGAACGTTGGTAGGATTCACTATGCGGGCGCCTCTGACGCGGTGGTGAAAGCCTATGCGGATCAGTTCGAGCGAGACATGGAGAATTTCTTGAGAGCAAGAGCTGAAGAGATTGTGGCGGGCGGCATGATCATAATCGTGGTGCCCGGCGTCCCCGACGGAGTTGTAGACTACGACAGCCTATACTTTGGATTTTTGGAGTCTCTCCTTGCGGACATGGTCACAGAG GAACTTATAGAGCAAGAACAAGTGGACTTGTTCAACATTCCTAATGTATATCCTTGTGCGAAAGATCTGAGGAGGGTGGTTGAGAGAAATGGGTGTTTTGAAATTGTGAAAATGGAATTTGGGAACGTTGTGGTTGGTGGCACCATGGAGCCTGAGAGTTTCATACTCCAGATGAGAGCAATATTTGAAAGAAGCATGGCCAATCATTTTGGAAATGCGGTGGTTCACCAACTTTTCGAGAGAGCCATGCAACTTAAACTCGATTTTGCTCGGCTTTTGGGCTCCGCTGGCATCCATGAGATTATGGGTCAGGTCTTGGCTGCGCTCAAGCGCAAATGA
- the LOC130985744 gene encoding loganic acid O-methyltransferase-like: MGESCPMNGGDGTYSYAKNSTGQRDVARAVEDAIKEAVMDNLDLDKLLCGSTRFAVADLGCSVGPNTFYSMESIIKTVQQKSSTNNLEFQVLFNDQIGNDFNTLFASLPQGRSYFAAAVAGSFHGRLFPSSSIHIAYSSVAMHWLSKLPEGVAVKGSPAWNAGKIHYMGASDAVVKAYADRFEEDMEIFLRARAQEIVAGGMVVTLLPGVPNPDIQHYAAVALNFLESILIDMVKEGVLAQEEMESFNVPSFFTCIDDMRRVVEKNGSFEIVKMEMVDLAINADAETLVRHLRASTEGTMVKHFGKEIVEQVFERAMQQKLHFTRILDSMGDKVFAGMLFAVLNRK; encoded by the exons ATGGGTGAATCTTGTCCAATGAATGGCGGTGACGGTACATATAGCTACGCCAAGAACTCCACTGGGCAG AGAGATGTGGCACGTGCTGTGGAGGATGCAATAAAGGAGGCAGTGATGGATAATCTTGATTTAGACAAGTTGCTGTGTGGTTCGACCAGATTCGCCGTCGCCGACTTAGGATGTTCGGTGGGGCCCAACACATTCTACTCCATGGAATCCATCATCAAAACCGTGCAACAGAAGTCGTCCACTAACAACCTCGAATTCCAAGTGTTGTTCAATGATCAGATCGGCAACGACTTCAACACCCTCTTCGCCTCTCTTCCTCAAGGGAGGAGCTACTttgcggcggcggtggcgggcTCTTTCCACGGCAGATTATTCCCTTCTTCTTCCATCCACATCGCATATTCCTCTGTCGCGATGCATTGGCTGTCCAAGTTGCCGGAGGGGGTGGCGGTGAAAGGCTCTCCGGCGTGGAATGCCGGAAAAATCCACTACATGGGCGCCTCCGACGCGGTGGTGAAAGCTTATGCAGATCGATTCGAGGAAGATATGGAGATATTCTTGAGAGCTAGAGCTCAAGAGATTGTAGCGGGAGGAATGGTAGTGACTCTTCTTCCCGGTGTACCTAATCCAGATATTCAGCACTATGCCGCCGTAGCGCTTAACTTTTTGGAGTCCATCCTCATCGACATGGTGAAAGAG GGAGTTTTAGCGCAAGAGGAAATGGAGTCGTTCAATGTTCCTAGTTTTTTTACTTGTATAGATGATATGAGGAGAGTGGTTGAGAAAAATGGAAGTTTCGAAATAGTGAAGATGGAAATGGTGGATTTAGCGATCAATGCGGATGCTGAGACGCTAGTAAGGCACCTTAGAGCATCAACGGAAGGAACAATGGTGAAGCACTTTGGGAAAGAGATAGTGGAGCAAGTTTTCGAGAGGGCTATGCAACAAAAGCTCCACTTCACTCGCATCTTGGATTCAATGGGGGACAAAGTGTTTGCTGGTATGCTCTTTGCAGTGCTCAACCGCAAATGA
- the LOC130985753 gene encoding loganic acid O-methyltransferase-like, with product MAESACPMNGGDGTYSYSKNSTWQRSGASAVKDLINEALTENLEIDKLLCGSKRFAVADLGCSVGPNTFYSMESIIEAVQQKSSPKKLEFQVLFNDQIGNDFNTLFASLPQERNYFAAAVAGSFYGRLFPSSSIHIAYSSAALHWLSKVPEEGSPAWNAGKIHYNGASDAVVRAYEEQFEEEMEIFLRCRAEEIVAGGIMVINMPGVPHRDVPHRAAVMLSFIESILIDMVKERVVEQEQVDSFNIPIIFPCIETMRRVVEKNGSFENVKMEMVDGRAHAEAESVVMHLRAAMERTIANHFGNEIMEQLFARAMQRKLHFTQILGGTSSPASIFVVLKRK from the exons ATGGCTGAATCTGCTTGCCCAATGAATGGTGGTGACGGCACGTATAGCTACAGCAAGAACTCCACTTGGCAG AGATCTGGTGCAAGTGCTGTGAAGGATTTAATAAATGAGGCGTTGACGGAGAATCTTGAGATAGACAAGCTGTTATGTGGTTCGAAGAGATTCGCCGTCGCCGATTTAGGTTGTTCGGTGGGGCCCAACACATTCTACTCCATGGAATCCATCATCGAAGCCGTACAGCAAAAGTCGTCTCCTAAAAAACTCGAATTCCAAGTGTTGTTCAACGATCAGATCGGCAACGACTTCAACACCCTCTTCGCCTCTCTTCCTCAGGAAAGGAACTACTttgcggcggcggtggcgggtTCCTTCTACGGCAGATTGTTCCCTTCTTCCTCCATCCACATCGCCTATTCCTCGGCCGCACTCCACTGGTTGTCGAAGGTGCCGGAGGAAGGATCTCCGGCGTGGAACGCAGGTAAAATCCACTACAACGGCGCGTCCGACGCGGTGGTGAGGGCGTATGAAGAGCAGTTCGAGGAAGAGATGGAGATATTCTTGAGATGCAGAGCTGAGGAGATAGTGGCGGGAGGGATTATGGTGATTAACATGCCTGGTGTGCCTCACAGAGATGTTCCACATCGTGCTGCCGTCATGCTTAGTTTTATTGAGTCCATCCTCATCGACATGGTGAAAGAG AGAGTTGTAGAGCAAGAGCAGGTGGACTCGTTCAACATTCCTATTATATTTCCTTGTATAGAGACAATGAGAAGAGTGGTAGAGAAAAATGGAAGTTTCGAAAATGTGAAAATGGAAATGGTGGATGGCAG GGCCCATGCGGAGGCTGAGAGTGTAGTTATGCACCTTAGAGCAGCAATGGAAAGGActatcgccaatcactttggaAATGAGATTATGGAACAACTATTCGCGAGAGCCATGCAACGCAAGCTTCACTTCACTCAAATCTTGGGAGGGACATCATCTCCAGCTAGTATCTTTGTTGTGCTCAAGCGCAAATAA
- the LOC130985759 gene encoding loganic acid O-methyltransferase-like, which translates to MASPMNGGDGTHSYSKNSTLQRCGLSAVEDAIKEAVMQNVETDKLLCGSTRFAIADLGCSVGPNTFHAVETIIEAVQHKSSTNNLEFQVLFNDQIGNDFNTLFASLPQERNYFAAAVAGSFYGRLFPSSSIHIAYSSGALHWLSKLPEGLKVKDSPAWNAGRIHYSGASDAVVKAYAEQLEEDLENFLRCRAQEIVGGGMIVILVGGVSHANVQHRSTVLFTFVEAILIDMVKEGVLAQEVVDSFNIPIVYACINDVRRIVEKNGCFEIVKMEMVEPVDIATAETNVVMHLRAAMEGTLIDHFGEEITEQVLVRAMRLPTHMMVDAAHGGGIFALLKRK; encoded by the exons ATGGCTTCTCCAATGAATGGTGGTGACGGCACGCATAGCTACAGCAAGAACTCCACTTTGCAG AGATGTGGTTTAAGTGCTGTGGAGGATGCAATAAAGGAGGCAGTGATGCAGAATGTGGAGACAGACAAGTTGTTATGTGGTTCGACCAGATTCGCCATCGCCGACTTAGGATGCTCAGTGGGGCCCAACACATTCCACGCCGTTGAAACCATCATCGAAGCCGTGCAACACAAGTCGTCCACTAACAACCTCGAATTCCAAGTGTTGTTCAACGATCAGATCGGCAACGACTTCAACACCCTCTTCGCCTCTCTTCCTCAGGAAAGGAACTACTtcgcggcggcggtggcgggcTCCTTCTACGGCAGATTGTTCCCTTCCTCTTCCATCCACATCGCCTATTCCTCGGGCGCACTCCACTGGCTGTCGAAGCTGCCGGAGGGGTTGAAGGTGAAAGACTCCCCGGCGTGGAACGCGGGGAGAATTCACTACTCCGGCGCCTCCGACGCGGTCGTGAAAGCTTATGCAGAGCAGTTGGAGGAAGACTTGGAGAATTTCTTGAGATGTAGAGCTCAAGAAATTGTAGGCGGAGGGATGATTGTGATTCTCGTCGGCGGTGTATCTCATGCAAACGTTCAACACCGTTCTACCGTGTTGTTTACTTTTGTCGAGGCCATACTCATCGACATGGTTAAAGAG GGAGTGTTAGCGCAGGAGGTAGTGGACTCGTTCAACATTCCAATTGTATATGCTTGTATAAATGATGTGAGGAGAATTGTGGAAAAAAATGGATGTTTCGAAATCGTGAAAATGGAGATGGTGGAACCCGTGGACATTGCGACGGCTGAGACTAATGTAGTAATGCACCTTAGAGCAGCCATGGAAGGAACTCTGATAGATCACTTTGGAGAAGAGATAACGGAGCAGGTGTTGGTGAGGGCCATGCGCCTCCCAACTCACATGATGGTCGACGCAGCACATGGAGGTGGCATCTTTGCTTTGCTCAAGCGCAAATAA